From Caldilineales bacterium, a single genomic window includes:
- a CDS encoding VWA domain-containing protein: MQTLFDLFGLFRQRIFGCCLGAFLFLLLLALACGAVGWMAASRAAAAPPEGLDVMLLLDHSHSMWSLNGLGSDPELLRVAAANLVLSYLGVDDPRRQHRAGVIHFGGVSELVAPLTPLDDANRAAIRQRIADPVPIPWTDPAEALALAASELNAARLPGRRQAVLLLSDGAPAWAGATAADLSAYRQRLLAQIGEMGEAGVSVFAILLSGPATDADPDIQMVWAPFWRQAVALTPRGAFFQAREAQDLLGLYHQVAAGLTGGQVGRQIADEMVTGSGMVSFTVAPDLARLTLVTWKSDPALTLAVQMPPDGAVRAVTEAVRYAGQPGLSHEEVWTVARPTAGVWTLAAAGEGRIAVWLDVQALPASPTLTMTTTPTATASPTIASTPSATPRASATATPTQTTTLSTTPSRTPSPTSVTAPALLAPRSSAPPDNRPFWRWPLLVLAPIVSLAGLGLARRWRRPTALLEGLLQPIAVPVGATPPARIDLSARSQRQFRVGEGGQVDLALPGWQGQALLQAEAEDGETSVRLQVLAGEVSVDGRPVQERSLLDNDVLGFGDYRFRFRRFSQVRRTSQVRRTSQVRRT, encoded by the coding sequence ATGCAAACCCTTTTCGATCTGTTCGGTCTGTTTCGCCAGCGCATCTTCGGCTGCTGCCTGGGCGCGTTCCTGTTCCTGCTGTTGCTGGCCCTGGCGTGCGGCGCCGTGGGGTGGATGGCAGCCTCGCGCGCTGCCGCCGCCCCGCCGGAGGGCCTCGATGTCATGCTTTTGCTCGACCACAGCCATTCGATGTGGAGCCTGAACGGGCTGGGGTCCGACCCCGAGCTGCTGCGCGTGGCCGCAGCCAACCTCGTCCTCAGCTATTTGGGCGTGGACGACCCCCGGCGGCAGCACCGGGCGGGGGTCATCCATTTTGGTGGAGTCAGTGAATTGGTGGCGCCGCTGACGCCGTTGGACGACGCCAATCGCGCTGCCATCCGCCAGCGCATCGCCGACCCCGTCCCCATTCCCTGGACCGACCCGGCCGAGGCCCTGGCCCTGGCCGCCAGTGAGCTGAACGCCGCGCGTTTGCCGGGGCGCCGGCAGGCCGTGCTGTTGCTGAGCGACGGGGCACCGGCCTGGGCCGGCGCCACCGCAGCCGACCTGAGCGCCTATCGTCAGCGCCTGCTGGCTCAGATCGGCGAGATGGGCGAGGCTGGCGTCTCGGTCTTCGCCATCCTGCTGTCTGGCCCCGCCACCGACGCCGACCCGGACATCCAGATGGTGTGGGCGCCGTTTTGGCGGCAGGCTGTGGCCCTGACCCCGCGCGGGGCCTTCTTCCAGGCGCGCGAGGCGCAGGACTTGCTGGGGCTTTATCATCAGGTGGCAGCCGGGCTGACCGGCGGGCAGGTGGGCCGGCAGATTGCGGACGAGATGGTGACGGGGAGCGGGATGGTGAGCTTCACGGTGGCGCCGGACCTGGCCCGACTGACGTTGGTGACATGGAAGAGCGACCCCGCCCTGACGCTGGCCGTGCAGATGCCGCCGGATGGGGCCGTGCGCGCAGTCACTGAGGCCGTGCGCTATGCCGGGCAGCCGGGCCTCAGCCACGAGGAGGTGTGGACGGTGGCGCGGCCGACGGCGGGGGTTTGGACGCTGGCTGCGGCGGGCGAGGGACGTATCGCCGTCTGGCTGGATGTCCAGGCCCTGCCCGCCAGCCCCACCCTAACGATGACCACAACGCCGACAGCGACCGCCAGCCCGACTATCGCCTCCACCCCTTCGGCTACGCCCAGGGCGAGCGCCACAGCGACACCCACCCAGACCACAACGCTTTCGACGACGCCGAGCAGGACCCCAAGCCCGACCAGCGTCACAGCCCCTGCCTTATTGGCGCCCCGGTCTTCTGCCCCTCCTGACAATCGCCCCTTCTGGCGATGGCCGCTGCTCGTTCTGGCTCCGATCGTTTCCCTGGCTGGTTTGGGCCTGGCGCGGCGATGGCGCCGCCCTACCGCCCTGCTGGAGGGCCTGCTGCAGCCGATCGCTGTCCCTGTCGGGGCCACGCCGCCGGCCCGCATCGATCTCAGCGCCCGGTCGCAACGTCAATTCAGGGTGGGCGAGGGAGGGCAGGTCGATCTGGCGCTGCCCGGTTGGCAGGGGCAGGCGCTGCTGCAGGCAGAGGCAGAGGATGGCGAGACCAGCGTGCGCTTGCAGGTGTTGGCCGGCGAGGTCAGCGTCGATGGGCGGCCGGTCCAGGAGCGCTCGTTGCTCGATAACGATGTCTTGGGATTTGGCGATTATCGCTTTCGTTTTCGGCGTTTTTCGCAGGTGCGACGCACTTCGCAGGTGCGACGCACTTCGCAAGTGCGTCGCACCTAA
- a CDS encoding WYL domain-containing protein encodes MPPPSLLTLLQSSSWRHLLALMAAHGLAVRADDRKASLVQTLHHHLLQPDNLQAALARLGPPARPALAALIAADGRLPAPTFSARFGLIRPPWPQETNVQPWLAPASPAAALYHLGLVFLHPPKPKPGESQHIVLPADLLTRLPPFLQPAGLAVPALLRPRPGHSPDLSWHLAIFLATLAAAPVHPREGRWLPPHILPLLAQRLGLELPAAEPLRSERRLPYLAFLHYLAEAAGFIVPGQRFDLSPLAWRWLDASPADRWQTLWQTWLSASPALALPYGFPWAALTVAARAVLANQLPAAADGRPHPLAAFVENLRLGDARGHFDQPWGEDEDAVAALLAGPLFWLGVIDLYDDPGGPAFDLTPAGAWLLRRPGHGPPASPPASLCQVDPADNTRLFVAPATSPAHLVRLAPFCTWPSPAPRLDRQTLILDPDAVASAVAGGQPLSALLLALHHALGRAPSHRLLGKLRQWARKGQDVRLRQLAILETTSPDLMADLRRRKLIRRHLGDALSPTRSIANPAALPALRQHLTSLGWHLAAEPPPSDRSPSVPPPAAPISLSSAQAALLWLAGQVYQGLGEHIALPFPLPAALLDDLASALTLEQQEAAAFWAGQVADALTSALAGYLGHPAWLDDAPAFDVLPAIEAALAAGHDLILTYHSPAREQKLVRRVTPYWLEQRQDIYYLVAYCHLRNDERVFRLDRILACHPAAAESPSAA; translated from the coding sequence ATGCCGCCCCCCTCCCTCCTCACCCTCCTCCAATCCTCCTCCTGGCGCCATCTGCTGGCCCTGATGGCCGCCCATGGCCTGGCGGTGCGCGCCGACGACCGCAAAGCCAGCCTGGTGCAAACCCTCCACCACCATCTGCTCCAGCCGGACAACCTCCAGGCCGCCCTCGCCCGGCTTGGCCCGCCCGCGCGCCCGGCCCTGGCCGCCCTGATCGCCGCCGATGGCCGCCTGCCTGCCCCCACCTTTAGCGCCCGCTTTGGTCTCATCCGCCCCCCCTGGCCCCAAGAGACCAACGTCCAACCCTGGCTGGCCCCCGCCTCTCCCGCCGCCGCCCTCTACCACCTGGGCCTGGTCTTTCTCCACCCACCCAAGCCCAAACCCGGCGAAAGCCAACACATCGTCCTCCCCGCCGACCTGCTCACACGCCTGCCGCCTTTCCTGCAACCTGCCGGCCTTGCCGTCCCCGCCCTCCTGCGGCCCCGTCCCGGTCATTCCCCCGACCTCAGCTGGCATCTCGCCATCTTCCTGGCCACCCTCGCCGCTGCGCCCGTTCATCCCCGTGAGGGTCGTTGGCTGCCGCCCCACATCCTGCCCCTGCTGGCCCAGCGCCTCGGCCTCGAACTTCCCGCTGCCGAACCCCTGCGCAGCGAGCGCCGCCTGCCCTACCTGGCCTTTCTCCACTATCTGGCCGAGGCCGCCGGCTTCATCGTCCCCGGCCAGCGCTTCGATCTCAGCCCCCTGGCCTGGCGATGGCTCGACGCCAGCCCCGCCGACCGCTGGCAAACCCTCTGGCAAACGTGGCTCAGCGCCTCGCCCGCCCTCGCCCTCCCCTACGGCTTCCCCTGGGCGGCGCTGACCGTCGCGGCTCGCGCCGTCCTCGCCAACCAGCTGCCAGCCGCCGCCGATGGCCGACCGCACCCCCTTGCCGCTTTCGTCGAAAACCTGCGCCTGGGCGATGCGCGCGGACATTTCGACCAACCCTGGGGCGAAGACGAAGATGCCGTCGCCGCCCTCCTCGCCGGCCCCCTCTTCTGGTTGGGGGTCATCGACCTCTACGACGACCCCGGCGGTCCCGCCTTCGACCTCACCCCCGCCGGCGCCTGGCTGCTGCGCCGACCCGGCCACGGCCCACCCGCCTCCCCCCCCGCCTCGCTTTGCCAGGTCGACCCCGCCGACAACACCCGCCTGTTTGTCGCCCCAGCCACCTCGCCTGCCCACCTCGTCCGGCTGGCCCCCTTCTGCACCTGGCCGTCACCCGCACCCCGCCTCGACCGGCAGACCCTCATCCTCGACCCCGACGCCGTCGCCAGCGCCGTTGCCGGTGGGCAACCCCTGTCCGCCCTCCTCCTGGCCTTGCACCATGCCCTCGGTCGCGCCCCCAGCCATCGTCTGCTGGGCAAACTCCGCCAATGGGCGCGCAAAGGCCAGGACGTGCGTCTGCGCCAACTCGCCATCCTCGAAACAACCTCGCCCGACTTGATGGCCGACCTGCGCCGGCGCAAACTCATCCGCCGTCATCTGGGCGACGCCCTCTCGCCCACCCGCAGCATCGCCAACCCCGCCGCCTTGCCCGCCCTCCGCCAGCATCTGACCAGCCTGGGCTGGCATCTGGCCGCTGAGCCGCCGCCATCCGACCGGTCGCCATCCGTCCCACCCCCCGCCGCCCCCATCAGCCTCTCATCCGCACAGGCCGCCCTGCTCTGGCTGGCCGGACAGGTCTACCAGGGTCTGGGCGAGCACATCGCCCTCCCCTTCCCCCTCCCCGCCGCCCTGCTCGACGACCTGGCCTCCGCCCTCACCCTCGAACAACAAGAGGCCGCCGCCTTCTGGGCCGGGCAGGTCGCCGATGCCCTGACCAGCGCCCTGGCCGGCTACCTGGGCCACCCCGCCTGGCTGGACGACGCCCCCGCCTTCGACGTCCTGCCCGCCATCGAAGCCGCCCTCGCCGCCGGCCACGACCTCATCCTCACCTACCACAGCCCCGCCCGCGAACAAAAACTCGTCCGTCGCGTCACACCCTACTGGTTGGAGCAGCGCCAGGACATCTACTACCTGGTCGCCTACTGCCACCTGCGCAACGACGAGCGCGTCTTCCGCCTCGACCGCATCCTCGCCTGTCATCCCGCCGCAGCCGAGTCGCCGTCCGCCGCCTGA
- the cas6 gene encoding CRISPR system precrRNA processing endoribonuclease RAMP protein Cas6 yields the protein MLPLPPLPLALYDFNLRVQEPMRLPAYKGGVLRGGFGITFKRIVCIYPPLPPCRDCPLLYRCPYPAIFETPPPPDSEVLRTHEAIPQSFVLWPPEDERTHFVPGQHLRFRLTLIGHGIAALPYFIVTFQRLGELGLGPDRARYRLLRVDEIDPRDDSWRAVWQEDGGVSADIGQELDAGTLLAAFPDQAATSLTLDFLTPTRLKFDGHMLRTAPPFHVVVRTLLRRLSSLSYFHAGVRWEIDYRGWIERAEAVEMAVAAASIRWVDWDRYSTRQQQSMDFGGIVGQVSYIGEGLSEFAPLLRLGEWVHVGKGTVFGQGRYRLHLGQAADGDSAAAG from the coding sequence ATGCTCCCCCTTCCACCTCTCCCCCTTGCCCTCTACGACTTCAACCTGCGGGTGCAGGAGCCGATGCGACTGCCTGCTTACAAGGGTGGGGTGTTGCGCGGGGGCTTCGGGATCACGTTCAAGCGTATCGTCTGCATCTACCCGCCGCTGCCGCCCTGCCGGGATTGCCCCCTCCTCTATCGCTGCCCCTACCCGGCCATCTTCGAGACGCCGCCCCCGCCCGATAGCGAAGTCCTGCGCACGCACGAAGCTATCCCCCAATCCTTCGTGCTTTGGCCGCCCGAAGATGAACGCACCCATTTTGTGCCCGGCCAGCATCTGCGCTTCCGGCTCACGCTCATCGGCCACGGCATCGCCGCCCTGCCCTATTTCATCGTCACCTTCCAGCGGCTGGGCGAGCTGGGGCTTGGCCCCGACCGTGCTCGCTATCGGCTGCTGCGCGTGGATGAGATCGACCCCCGCGACGATAGCTGGCGAGCAGTCTGGCAGGAAGATGGGGGGGTGAGCGCGGACATTGGTCAGGAATTGGACGCGGGGACGTTGCTGGCCGCCTTCCCCGACCAGGCAGCGACCAGCCTGACCCTGGATTTCCTCACCCCCACCCGGCTCAAGTTCGACGGCCACATGCTGCGCACGGCGCCGCCCTTCCATGTGGTGGTGCGGACGCTGTTGCGGCGGCTGTCGTCGCTGAGCTATTTCCACGCCGGGGTGCGATGGGAGATCGATTACCGGGGCTGGATCGAGCGGGCGGAGGCGGTGGAGATGGCCGTGGCCGCGGCCAGCATCCGCTGGGTGGACTGGGATCGCTATTCGACACGGCAGCAGCAAAGCATGGATTTCGGCGGCATCGTCGGCCAGGTGAGCTATATAGGCGAGGGCCTGAGCGAGTTCGCACCGTTGTTGCGCCTGGGCGAGTGGGTGCACGTGGGCAAGGGGACGGTGTTCGGGCAGGGGCGCTACCGGCTGCATCTGGGTCAGGCGGCGGACGGCGACTCGGCTGCGGCGGGATGA
- a CDS encoding nucleotidyltransferase yields the protein MFVNSDFSDLLRLFNANQVKYLVIGGYALIQYAEPRYTKDLDLWISADATNAEAVYRALREFGAPLVDLTAADFAQEGYFYQMGVAPVRVDILMGIPGVVFAEAWPRRMEVDFDGLLVAFIAREDLIAAKRAAGRPQDLLDVEQLTHSGGKSGKRRSAQATRHKAK from the coding sequence ATGTTCGTCAACTCCGACTTCAGCGATCTGTTGAGGCTTTTCAACGCCAACCAGGTTAAGTATCTGGTCATCGGCGGCTATGCGTTGATTCAGTACGCCGAACCACGGTACACCAAAGACCTGGATCTCTGGATCAGCGCCGACGCCACGAACGCCGAAGCCGTCTACCGCGCCCTACGAGAATTCGGCGCGCCGCTGGTGGATTTGACCGCCGCTGATTTTGCCCAGGAAGGCTACTTCTACCAGATGGGTGTGGCGCCCGTGCGTGTGGACATCTTGATGGGCATCCCAGGGGTCGTCTTTGCGGAAGCCTGGCCGCGCCGGATGGAAGTAGATTTCGACGGCCTCCTGGTCGCGTTCATCGCGCGGGAAGACCTGATTGCAGCCAAACGCGCGGCGGGCCGACCGCAAGACTTGCTGGATGTTGAACAACTGACACACTCCGGAGGCAAATCCGGTAAACGTCGCTCGGCGCAAGCCACTCGCCATAAAGCCAAATGA
- a CDS encoding type II toxin-antitoxin system prevent-host-death family antitoxin — protein MRVPRGSKRSTMITTNYTQARAGLTHLLDEVTQNREIVIIQRRNGEAVALIAADELSSLVETSYLLRSPQNAERLLSALNRALKNEGHSLSLASLRAEVGFEPEAS, from the coding sequence ATGCGCGTCCCGCGCGGATCAAAAAGGAGCACGATGATTACAACCAACTACACGCAGGCGCGCGCCGGGCTGACCCATCTGCTGGACGAAGTGACGCAGAATCGTGAAATCGTGATCATTCAGCGCCGGAATGGTGAAGCGGTCGCCTTGATCGCCGCCGATGAACTCAGCAGCCTGGTCGAGACGAGCTATCTCCTGCGCTCGCCGCAAAACGCCGAACGTCTGCTCTCGGCCTTGAACCGGGCGTTGAAAAACGAAGGGCATTCGCTCTCTCTCGCCTCCTTGCGCGCCGAGGTGGGGTTTGAGCCGGAAGCGTCGTGA
- a CDS encoding Txe/YoeB family addiction module toxin, with protein sequence MSRKRREAVFQPEFIEDLRYWVETDRKVALRAFTLIEAVLSDPYQGIGKPEPLKYLGMGVWSRRLTHEHRLVYLVREERVDFLQTRYHYGEG encoded by the coding sequence TTGAGCCGGAAGCGTCGTGAGGCTGTCTTCCAGCCGGAGTTCATCGAAGACTTGCGCTACTGGGTGGAAACTGACCGCAAGGTGGCGTTACGCGCGTTCACGTTGATCGAGGCCGTTCTGAGCGACCCTTATCAGGGCATCGGCAAGCCCGAACCGCTGAAATATCTGGGCATGGGTGTGTGGTCGCGGCGGCTGACGCACGAGCACCGCCTGGTCTACCTGGTGCGGGAGGAGCGGGTCGATTTCTTGCAGACGCGGTATCATTATGGGGAGGGGTGA
- a CDS encoding putative toxin-antitoxin system toxin component, PIN family gives MIRVVVDTSVFIRYLIRPSRAIRTLIEHLWIEGQVEIVTAPELLTELQDVLARESMRRFVQPSEAKVLLDALRQRATFLPALGAIPPFTRDVKDDKFVACAIIGQASYLISTDQDILTLNAVSGITCVTPEQFLAKIEVS, from the coding sequence ATGATCCGGGTGGTGGTGGATACCAGCGTCTTCATCCGCTATCTCATCCGGCCCAGCCGCGCTATTCGCACCCTGATCGAGCATCTCTGGATCGAGGGCCAGGTCGAAATCGTCACCGCGCCGGAACTGCTGACCGAACTACAAGATGTCCTGGCTCGCGAGTCGATGCGGCGCTTCGTGCAGCCGAGCGAAGCCAAAGTCCTGTTGGACGCCCTTCGCCAGCGGGCGACGTTTCTGCCGGCCCTGGGCGCCATCCCCCCTTTCACGCGTGATGTCAAGGATGACAAATTCGTGGCCTGCGCCATCATCGGGCAGGCGAGCTATCTGATCTCGACCGACCAGGATATCCTGACGTTGAATGCGGTGAGCGGAATCACCTGCGTCACCCCGGAGCAATTTCTGGCCAAGATCGAAGTGTCGTGA